The following DNA comes from Flammeovirgaceae bacterium.
GCAGGCCAAACATAATAATTGAAATCAAATCGCCACCCTCGGGCACAACACTGTGCACGGCACCTTGTACAACGGCAATGACCGATTGCGGCCCTTCACTTGTGCTTATGCCCGTTCCCAATAAAACGGCCACCAGGATCCCCGTCAGTGAGCCTCCAGCTATCAGGCCAGAACTAAAGAGCGCGCCCGACCCTACTTCCGATTCGTCTTCCTTTCTCTTTGTGACTTTGTCGGCTATGAGCTTGATCATGCCCCCCACAAAAATTGGGGAAGTGGTGGACAACGGCAGGTAAGCGCCCACGGCAAAGGCCAACGAACTCACCCCGCACAATTCCACCACGGCCGACAGCCCCATGCCCGCGATGACCAGCCCCCAGGGCAGGTTTTGGCTCAGCAGCCCTTTAATTACGGTGGCCATCAGGGTGGCTTGTGGGGCCGGAAGCGGATTGGGGTGCGCCTCGGTCACCATCCCAATCCCCAAGGTGTCGTTCAGCAACAGCAAGGTAAACCCTACTGCCACGGTAGACACCAGCACACCAATCAACAAGCCAAGCTGTTGCTTGGCCGGGGTAGCCCCTACCAGGTAGCCCGTTTTCAGGTCCTGCGAAGTGGCCCCCGCATTGGCGGCCGCAATGCACACAATGGACCCGACCACCAGGGCAATGGGCTGGTAATAATCCCCAGTCCACCCTATCCCGATAAAGATGAGGCTCGTGGCCATCAAGGTGGCAATGGTCATTCCGGAAACCGGGCTGGACGAGGAGCCAATAAGGCCCACGATCCTGGAAGCCACCGTCACAAAGAAAAACCCGAATATCACGATCATGATGGCCGATAGGAAATTTGTAGGGATATTGGGCAGTATCGACATGAGAATGACCAATCCAATGGAGCCGATCACCACATATATCAAGGGAAAGTCCTTTTCTGTCCTCAGCTTTGAAGAGGACGCCTGTGCATCCCTTGACTTCAGGTCCTTGAAAGAATCCCTGAAGGCGCTGACAATGGTTGGCAACGTTTTGATAAGTGTAATGATGCCACCGAAGGTCACCGCACCGGCACCTATGTAGCGGATATATTTATTCCAGATTTGGCTAGGCGACATATTGGATATGAGCATGGATGTTTCCGGGGCCAAGGGAACGGTGAGGTTGTCCCCGATCAGGGTGATGAGCGGAATCAATACCAGCCAGGACAGCACGCCACCGGCCACCATAATACCGGA
Coding sequences within:
- a CDS encoding oligopeptide transporter, OPT family, translated to MEKSKSFKPYISAQDFIPEFTLKAVILGSVFGVIFGAATVYLGLKVGLTVSASIPIAVLAISIFKKLGKATILENNIVQTIGSAGESVAAGVVFTVPALLFLSGGEAYFKYFQIFVLALVGGVLGVLFMIPLRRSLIVKEHDNLPYPEGTACADVLMAGEKGGRLARNVFLGLGIAFVYKALMSIAGLWKDVPQYDFGRKSSLPNGTVNGEITPELLGVGYIIGPRISGIMVAGGVLSWLVLIPLITLIGDNLTVPLAPETSMLISNMSPSQIWNKYIRYIGAGAVTFGGIITLIKTLPTIVSAFRDSFKDLKSRDAQASSSKLRTEKDFPLIYVVIGSIGLVILMSILPNIPTNFLSAIMIVIFGFFFVTVASRIVGLIGSSSSPVSGMTIATLMATSLIFIGIGWTGDYYQPIALVVGSIVCIAAANAGATSQDLKTGYLVGATPAKQQLGLLIGVLVSTVAVGFTLLLLNDTLGIGMVTEAHPNPLPAPQATLMATVIKGLLSQNLPWGLVIAGMGLSAVVELCGVSSLAFAVGAYLPLSTTSPIFVGGMIKLIADKVTKRKEDESEVGSGALFSSGLIAGGSLTGILVAVLLGTGISTSEGPQSVIAVVQGAVHSVVPEGGDLISIIMFGLLAYVVFRFAKAKAE